One Deinococcus cellulosilyticus NBRC 106333 = KACC 11606 DNA segment encodes these proteins:
- a CDS encoding HAD family hydrolase: MIKAVVFNLDGTLLDQHSTVEQFLSGHLVRMGIPEALKSAYMDLFYQWNQAGDPPHAQLFEILQQKFLPQRDAEVLREDFARYAWQTPVLYPGTYTTLLELRSMGLKLGLITNGTHFSQRAKIAFSRLAEYIDVILISEKEQLRKPDPEIFQRALKRLGVEARQCAFVGDDPLEDITGAAQVGMKTAWVHHGRLWEISEVQPDWMLGSVPELIRVLSRRQPLKI, encoded by the coding sequence ATGATCAAAGCAGTTGTATTTAATCTGGATGGCACCCTGCTGGACCAGCACAGCACGGTCGAGCAGTTTTTGTCTGGCCATCTGGTGCGGATGGGCATTCCAGAAGCATTGAAAAGCGCCTATATGGATTTGTTTTATCAATGGAATCAGGCAGGAGACCCCCCACATGCACAGTTGTTTGAAATCCTGCAACAGAAATTTCTCCCCCAGCGGGATGCAGAGGTGCTCCGCGAGGACTTCGCACGTTACGCCTGGCAAACCCCGGTCCTGTACCCGGGCACCTACACCACGTTGCTGGAGTTGCGCTCGATGGGTCTGAAACTGGGCCTGATCACCAACGGGACCCATTTCAGCCAGAGGGCCAAGATCGCCTTTTCAAGGCTGGCAGAGTACATCGATGTGATCCTGATCTCTGAAAAAGAACAGTTGCGCAAGCCCGACCCAGAGATTTTCCAGCGTGCTCTGAAGCGTCTGGGTGTGGAGGCCCGCCAGTGTGCTTTTGTTGGCGATGACCCTCTGGAAGACATCACGGGGGCAGCCCAGGTGGGCATGAAAACAGCGTGGGTGCACCACGGTCGCCTGTGGGAGATCAGCGAAGTGCAGCCCGACTGGATGCTGGGCTCTGTCCCTGAACTCATCCGGGTGCTGTCCAGAAGGCAGCCCCTGAAAATCTGA
- the argB gene encoding acetylglutamate kinase: MVIKYGGNAMKSLELRRAITAEIASLRGQEDVVIVHGGGPVIEQNLKARNIPSEFKRGLRVTTPEVMDVTEQALTRLSKELAQDLGNAIGLSGRDMKLLVGNTVAEDLGRVGLIHTVNTELLHKLAGIGITPVIACVGTDENGDALNVNADWAAGAVAGALNAPILYLTDVDGVYTNYPDPESLAPQLTRADIEKGIQDGWIAGGMIPKVEAALHALDKGAPSATIGSGMRSGVLREMVGGARGTRIVP; the protein is encoded by the coding sequence ATTGTCATCAAGTACGGCGGAAACGCCATGAAATCCCTCGAACTGCGCAGGGCCATCACCGCAGAAATTGCATCGCTCAGAGGGCAAGAAGATGTGGTGATCGTACACGGGGGCGGTCCGGTCATTGAACAGAACCTCAAAGCCCGCAACATCCCCAGTGAATTCAAACGGGGCCTCAGGGTCACCACCCCGGAGGTCATGGATGTCACCGAGCAGGCCCTGACCCGGCTCTCCAAGGAACTCGCCCAGGACCTTGGAAACGCCATCGGCCTGAGCGGGCGGGACATGAAACTCCTCGTCGGGAACACCGTTGCAGAGGACCTCGGGCGGGTGGGCCTGATTCACACCGTCAACACCGAACTGCTGCACAAGCTGGCTGGCATTGGCATCACCCCGGTGATTGCATGCGTGGGCACCGATGAAAATGGGGATGCCCTGAATGTGAATGCAGACTGGGCCGCAGGTGCGGTGGCCGGTGCCCTGAACGCCCCCATCCTGTACCTGACCGATGTCGACGGCGTATACACCAACTACCCCGACCCTGAAAGCCTTGCCCCGCAACTCACCCGCGCCGACATCGAAAAGGGCATTCAGGACGGCTGGATTGCAGGGGGCATGATTCCCAAAGTGGAAGCCGCTTTGCACGCTCTGGACAAAGGTGCACCCAGTGCCACCATCGGTTCTGGCATGCGGTCCGGGGTGCTCAGGGAGATGGTCGGTGGGGCCAGAGGGACGCGGATTGTTCCCTGA
- a CDS encoding pyruvate carboxyltransferase gives MTTAQYFPESFPQDSFPQYVWTEKPTTLPTQTWTTETTHRDGQQGGLPLTTEQGLQIFDLMCQFTGQSGAIRQAEFFVYRDADLKMLQGALERHHSGAPIEPTTWIRASKKDVGLIRALGIRETGMLASISDYHTFHKFTPGGREQATSTYLEAVEMVLDAGIRPRLHLEDATRADLNFMLSFIEQVQKLADPYGIQPRFRVCDTMGLGLPLEMVAAPRSVPTIIKSIRHLGIQAEQLEFHPHNDTHLAVANSLAAIQAGCAAINGTLLGKGERTGNAPLEGILLHLIGMGYFPEKPDFTALNALVDLYDTLGQGIPAKYPLYGKDAHRTRAGIHADGLNKFWWMYAPFDVPKLLGRPLEVSITKESGLAGLIFVIKQHRGIELSKTDPRLLALARWVEEEFDAGRQTAIEWEEIEGRVWEEVGV, from the coding sequence ATGACCACCGCCCAGTACTTCCCAGAAAGCTTCCCGCAGGACAGCTTCCCGCAATACGTGTGGACCGAAAAGCCCACCACCCTCCCCACCCAGACCTGGACCACGGAAACCACCCACCGGGACGGACAGCAAGGGGGCCTCCCGCTCACCACCGAGCAGGGCCTGCAGATTTTTGATCTCATGTGCCAGTTCACAGGCCAGAGCGGAGCCATCCGGCAGGCAGAATTCTTCGTTTACCGGGACGCAGACCTGAAGATGCTGCAGGGTGCCCTGGAAAGGCACCACTCTGGAGCACCCATCGAACCCACCACCTGGATTCGGGCCAGCAAAAAAGACGTGGGCCTGATCCGTGCTCTGGGCATCCGCGAAACAGGCATGCTGGCCTCCATCTCCGATTACCACACCTTCCACAAATTCACCCCTGGGGGCCGCGAACAGGCCACAAGCACCTACCTGGAAGCTGTGGAAATGGTGCTGGATGCAGGCATCCGCCCCAGACTGCACCTGGAAGACGCCACCCGCGCAGACCTGAACTTCATGCTCTCCTTCATTGAGCAGGTCCAGAAACTCGCAGATCCTTACGGCATCCAGCCCAGATTCCGCGTGTGTGACACCATGGGCCTTGGGCTTCCGCTGGAAATGGTGGCCGCCCCGAGGTCTGTTCCCACCATCATCAAAAGCATTCGCCATCTGGGGATTCAGGCAGAGCAGCTGGAATTTCACCCCCACAACGACACCCATCTGGCCGTGGCCAATTCCCTGGCGGCCATTCAGGCCGGATGCGCCGCCATCAACGGCACCCTGCTCGGCAAGGGAGAACGCACCGGAAATGCCCCACTGGAAGGCATCCTGCTTCACCTCATTGGGATGGGTTATTTCCCGGAGAAGCCAGACTTCACGGCGCTCAATGCCCTGGTGGACCTGTACGACACCCTCGGTCAGGGCATCCCCGCCAAATACCCCCTGTATGGCAAAGACGCCCACCGCACCCGGGCAGGCATTCACGCCGACGGCCTCAACAAATTCTGGTGGATGTACGCCCCCTTTGATGTCCCGAAACTCCTCGGAAGGCCCCTGGAAGTCTCCATCACCAAAGAATCCGGACTGGCAGGCCTGATCTTCGTGATCAAACAGCACCGCGGCATTGAACTTTCCAAGACCGACCCCAGACTGCTCGCCCTGGCCCGCTGGGTGGAAGAGGAATTCGACGCAGGACGCCAGACCGCCATTGAGTGGGAGGAGATTGAAGGGAGGGTTTGGGAGGAGGTGGGTGTTTGA
- a CDS encoding GNAT family N-acetyltransferase, with amino-acid sequence MLTFREVTPQDAERVHQLYLASPHYFGLIGTHIPNLTEVEREVYLATLDPRRTLVFLCNGEEELGYLDYKMDYPQAGDVTINLLLLTERNQSKGYGRAAVRTLEAQLKNTNRVKRILASVYGQNPQAVRFWENLGYSFAIDARPIMEWYAKPLEVTA; translated from the coding sequence GTGCTGACATTTAGAGAAGTCACTCCCCAGGACGCAGAGCGTGTCCATCAACTGTATCTGGCTTCTCCGCATTACTTTGGTCTGATCGGAACCCACATCCCCAACCTCACCGAGGTCGAGCGTGAAGTGTATCTGGCGACCCTGGACCCCAGAAGAACCCTTGTCTTTTTATGCAATGGCGAAGAAGAACTGGGTTACCTGGATTACAAAATGGATTACCCGCAGGCAGGAGATGTCACCATCAACCTGCTGCTGCTCACCGAACGCAACCAGAGCAAAGGTTACGGGCGTGCCGCCGTGCGGACCCTGGAAGCCCAGCTCAAAAACACCAACCGGGTGAAACGCATCCTGGCAAGCGTGTATGGCCAGAACCCCCAGGCCGTGCGCTTCTGGGAAAACCTCGGCTATTCTTTTGCCATCGACGCCCGCCCGATCATGGAATGGTACGCCAAACCGCTGGAGGTCACGGCTTAA
- a CDS encoding citrate synthase family protein produces the protein MSSTLTAEEAAQLLGISRATLYSYVSRGMIRSVDQSSKTREKRYLREDIDQLISQKEQRKNPGEVAKTALHWGSPVLDTSISLIEQGRLFYRGQEATALARSRTFEEVASFLWTGDFHAFPEASMPELPDALLFQMQPLPLMGRYQCVLAHAQSMDLSALNLKPSSLLRTGRKILSVLTWATTGSRAKTAIAEQLSLHWTGNTQATTLIDQGLILCAEHELNISAFTVRCAVSAEVDLYAAIITGLSSLQGRKHGGMVPRVDRLLQDSLQDGVKTALQNLFTRGERTPGFSQPLYPQGDPRGKFLLNELRNLPLDPALRRVMDDLIPFMAEEFDEHPTIDWALAVLARHLGHPVQAGLALFALGRTAGWIAHALEQYQDPRLIRPRASYVGPQPQLD, from the coding sequence ATGTCCAGCACCCTGACCGCAGAAGAGGCCGCCCAGCTTCTGGGCATCTCCAGAGCCACCCTGTACAGCTATGTCTCCAGGGGCATGATTCGCTCGGTGGACCAGTCCAGCAAGACCCGCGAAAAAAGGTACCTGCGGGAAGACATCGACCAGCTCATCAGCCAGAAAGAGCAGCGCAAAAATCCAGGCGAGGTCGCCAAAACCGCCCTGCACTGGGGAAGCCCTGTGCTGGACACCAGCATTTCCCTGATCGAGCAGGGACGCCTGTTCTACAGAGGTCAGGAAGCGACTGCGCTTGCCCGATCCAGAACCTTTGAGGAGGTGGCCTCCTTCCTGTGGACCGGGGATTTCCATGCCTTCCCGGAAGCCAGCATGCCAGAGCTTCCAGATGCCCTGCTCTTCCAGATGCAGCCCCTGCCTCTGATGGGCCGTTACCAGTGCGTCCTGGCGCATGCCCAGTCCATGGACCTGTCTGCCCTGAACCTGAAACCGTCCAGCCTGCTCAGAACAGGTCGAAAAATCCTCTCGGTGCTCACCTGGGCGACCACTGGAAGCCGTGCGAAGACAGCCATTGCGGAACAGCTCAGCCTGCACTGGACAGGAAACACACAGGCCACCACCCTGATCGATCAGGGCCTGATCCTGTGTGCAGAACACGAACTGAACATCTCCGCTTTCACCGTGCGCTGTGCGGTTTCTGCCGAGGTGGATCTTTACGCCGCCATCATCACGGGCCTGTCGTCTCTGCAGGGACGCAAACACGGGGGGATGGTCCCCAGGGTGGACCGTCTGTTGCAGGACAGTCTGCAAGATGGGGTCAAAACAGCCCTACAGAATCTTTTTACCCGTGGAGAACGGACACCTGGATTCTCACAACCCCTGTATCCGCAGGGCGACCCCAGAGGCAAATTCCTGTTGAATGAGCTCAGAAACCTGCCTCTCGATCCTGCCCTGAGGAGGGTCATGGATGACCTCATCCCTTTCATGGCAGAGGAGTTCGATGAGCATCCCACCATTGACTGGGCACTGGCCGTACTGGCAAGACATCTGGGGCATCCGGTGCAGGCAGGACTGGCCCTGTTTGCCCTTGGACGCACCGCAGGCTGGATTGCACACGCGCTGGAACAATACCAGGACCCCAGACTGATCCGTCCGAGGGCCAGTTATGTGGGGCCACAACCTCAACTGGATTGA
- a CDS encoding alpha/beta hydrolase: MAFEVLGQKVRFFPPAGAVGLTGDFTDWHRSESIPVSTGHVELEFPRNSWVEYAWIGEDGKPFADPDNPQKSLNPWWNYPRAIQIGSYELHRVLKQMNSKKDVPAGTVHRHVWEGSVFSGTRRAYVYTPANYDASQKYPVFYVQDGVAFFRTGRLGEIADILIAENRMQPAVFVFLEPNDRTIEYYLNDDYFTFLQTEVFPMVESSYAVRTDPEGRGMWGASLGGLISLYTASKHPEVFRHVVAHSGAFLAEPGRADYDAYEAHPWILDHLKQNPPRHLRVSLDTGTIEWLCTVNRKMAALMHELQIPHQYREYQSGHNWVTWRNAIPEAMLYILGV; encoded by the coding sequence ATGGCGTTTGAAGTGTTGGGTCAAAAAGTCCGTTTCTTCCCTCCGGCAGGTGCAGTGGGCCTGACTGGAGATTTCACCGACTGGCACCGCAGTGAATCCATTCCGGTTTCTACAGGGCATGTGGAGCTGGAATTTCCCAGGAACAGCTGGGTGGAATACGCGTGGATTGGAGAGGATGGGAAACCTTTTGCAGATCCCGACAATCCCCAGAAGAGCCTGAACCCCTGGTGGAATTATCCCCGGGCCATTCAGATCGGGAGCTATGAGCTGCACCGGGTCCTGAAGCAGATGAACAGCAAGAAGGATGTTCCTGCGGGCACAGTGCACAGGCACGTGTGGGAGGGGTCGGTTTTCTCCGGGACCCGCAGGGCTTATGTGTACACGCCTGCGAATTACGATGCCAGCCAGAAATATCCGGTGTTCTATGTGCAAGATGGGGTGGCTTTCTTCAGAACGGGAAGGCTCGGGGAGATCGCGGACATCCTGATTGCCGAGAACCGCATGCAACCCGCAGTGTTTGTCTTTCTGGAACCCAATGACCGCACCATCGAGTACTACCTGAACGACGACTACTTCACCTTCCTGCAGACCGAGGTCTTCCCGATGGTGGAATCCAGTTACGCTGTGCGGACCGATCCAGAGGGCAGAGGCATGTGGGGGGCTTCTCTGGGGGGCCTGATCAGCCTTTACACAGCCAGCAAACACCCGGAGGTCTTCCGGCATGTGGTGGCCCACTCCGGGGCTTTCCTGGCCGAACCTGGAAGGGCAGATTACGATGCCTATGAGGCCCACCCGTGGATTCTGGACCACCTCAAGCAGAACCCTCCCCGTCACCTGAGGGTCTCACTGGACACCGGAACCATCGAGTGGCTCTGCACGGTCAACCGCAAGATGGCCGCACTGATGCACGAACTGCAGATTCCCCACCAGTACCGGGAGTACCAGAGTGGGCACAACTGGGTGACCTGGAGGAATGCCATTCCAGAGGCCATGCTTTACATTCTGGGTGTGTGA
- a CDS encoding LysE/ArgO family amino acid transporter, whose product MVLFSGLLVGFAIAMPVGAIGTLCFTRTLSQGFWVGFLSGLGAATADALYGALVAYGGSLLGSFVSQWELPLKVVGSLFLVYLAATTWSSPLPRENLRLQGAYFSTLLLTLSNPSTLLSFAAVLTAQGLTGKSSTALLFVLGCFLGSALWWLILATLGHLLSHRMKPAHLHITRKISGVMLLGFAAVGLSSAAGLLS is encoded by the coding sequence ATGGTCTTGTTTTCCGGTCTGCTGGTGGGATTTGCCATTGCCATGCCCGTGGGTGCGATTGGAACCCTGTGCTTCACCCGCACCCTGAGCCAGGGATTCTGGGTGGGGTTTCTCTCGGGTCTGGGGGCCGCGACTGCCGATGCCCTGTATGGTGCTCTGGTGGCTTATGGGGGCAGTTTGCTGGGAAGCTTTGTTTCCCAGTGGGAGCTTCCTCTGAAGGTGGTGGGTTCCCTGTTTCTGGTTTACCTGGCCGCAACCACCTGGTCTTCTCCCCTGCCCAGAGAAAACCTGCGGCTGCAAGGGGCTTATTTCAGCACCCTGCTTCTGACCCTCAGCAACCCCTCCACCCTTCTGTCTTTTGCAGCGGTTCTCACAGCGCAGGGACTCACCGGGAAAAGCAGCACAGCCCTGCTTTTTGTGCTCGGATGTTTCCTGGGCTCTGCCCTGTGGTGGCTGATTCTGGCAACCCTCGGGCACCTGCTCAGCCACCGGATGAAACCCGCACACCTCCACATCACCCGCAAGATCTCAGGGGTGATGCTGCTTGGATTCGCAGCCGTGGGATTGTCTTCGGCTGCTGGGTTGCTCTCTTGA
- a CDS encoding tRNA dihydrouridine synthase yields the protein MLVQMTAVQPQPDTTTKTSRNLHFYADRLKFAQGMLAPMAGYTDAPFRKLARSCGAAWTVSEMMSAQGVLEGGSRTLELGMPYPGEEDLVLQLFGADPEVLAAATFRMEQECRPAAIDLNMGCPVPKMKGRGGACLLQTPEVAFSLVSAMKKSTTLPISAKMRIGWDSNQALEIALGLQEAGADLITVHGRTSAQRYEGHADWETVGEVARTLSIPVIGSGDVRSVQDFHERMQLGVAGVMIGRGAVGNPWIFSMVQGNSEPDLQQRIMLALEHAELNVEWYGEHSGIRQLRKVLWQYFPHHPELKKDLQQVSTVQEVRTVLAPLFAQIDQSS from the coding sequence ATGCTGGTTCAGATGACGGCGGTGCAGCCACAACCAGACACGACAACAAAAACTTCCAGAAACCTGCATTTTTATGCAGACCGTCTGAAGTTCGCCCAGGGCATGCTTGCTCCAATGGCAGGATACACGGACGCCCCTTTCCGAAAACTTGCAAGGTCTTGCGGGGCAGCCTGGACCGTCAGTGAAATGATGAGTGCCCAGGGCGTTCTGGAAGGGGGAAGCCGCACCCTGGAACTGGGCATGCCCTACCCTGGAGAAGAGGACCTGGTGCTGCAACTGTTCGGTGCAGACCCGGAGGTGCTTGCTGCAGCCACTTTCAGGATGGAACAGGAGTGCAGACCAGCAGCCATCGACCTGAACATGGGCTGTCCGGTTCCCAAAATGAAAGGCAGGGGAGGGGCCTGCCTGCTCCAGACCCCGGAAGTGGCCTTCTCACTGGTTTCTGCCATGAAAAAATCCACCACACTGCCGATCAGTGCCAAGATGCGCATTGGCTGGGACAGCAACCAGGCCCTTGAGATTGCTCTGGGTCTGCAGGAAGCAGGGGCAGACCTGATCACCGTGCATGGCCGCACCAGTGCCCAGCGTTATGAAGGCCACGCCGACTGGGAAACTGTGGGAGAGGTGGCCCGCACCCTCTCCATCCCGGTGATTGGCTCTGGAGATGTCAGGAGCGTGCAGGACTTCCATGAGCGCATGCAACTCGGGGTTGCTGGCGTGATGATCGGCAGAGGGGCTGTGGGAAACCCCTGGATCTTCTCCATGGTTCAGGGCAACAGCGAACCTGATTTGCAGCAACGCATCATGCTGGCCCTGGAGCACGCGGAACTCAATGTGGAATGGTACGGTGAACACTCAGGCATCCGGCAACTTCGCAAGGTACTCTGGCAGTATTTCCCCCATCATCCAGAGCTGAAAAAAGACCTGCAGCAGGTCAGCACTGTGCAGGAGGTCAGGACCGTTCTGGCCCCACTGTTTGCCCAAATCGATCAATCCAGTTGA
- a CDS encoding amino acid ABC transporter permease, whose product MTVSELLQGFQSIFEGDRPQLLWTATLMTLKVSLSALGVGLIFGMLIAVVRLWRVPVLSQLGLAYVTFVRGIPLIVQLSVVYYGLPAVGVFLDAFPAAVLALGLYSAAYISEIVRGGLQSIPRGQVEAARSLGLNNMQTLQSVIVPQAMMFILPALGNEFISLILGSSLASAVTITELFRQGSLIIGATYRQFETYAVLAVVYFLITFTLTRVIRFLEQRYTRGVRAENQDRRVI is encoded by the coding sequence GTGACCGTTTCAGAGTTGCTGCAGGGCTTCCAGTCCATTTTTGAAGGAGACCGTCCACAGTTGCTGTGGACCGCCACCCTCATGACCCTGAAAGTCAGCCTGAGTGCACTGGGCGTCGGACTGATTTTCGGGATGCTCATTGCGGTGGTCAGGCTCTGGAGGGTTCCGGTGCTTTCCCAGCTTGGACTGGCCTACGTGACTTTTGTGCGGGGCATTCCCCTGATTGTGCAGCTCAGCGTGGTGTACTACGGTCTGCCTGCAGTGGGGGTTTTCCTGGATGCTTTTCCTGCAGCAGTGCTTGCCCTCGGGCTTTACTCTGCCGCCTACATCTCCGAAATTGTGCGCGGCGGACTGCAGAGCATTCCCAGAGGCCAGGTTGAGGCCGCCAGAAGCCTGGGCCTCAACAACATGCAGACCCTGCAGTCGGTGATTGTCCCACAAGCGATGATGTTCATTCTGCCTGCGCTGGGCAACGAGTTCATCTCGCTGATTCTGGGCAGCAGTCTGGCCAGTGCCGTGACCATCACGGAACTCTTCAGGCAGGGATCGCTGATCATCGGGGCGACCTACCGCCAGTTTGAGACCTACGCTGTGCTGGCCGTGGTGTATTTCCTGATCACCTTCACCCTGACCCGGGTGATTCGCTTTCTGGAACAGCGCTACACCCGTGGCGTTCGTGCTGAGAATCAAGACCGCCGGGTGATCTGA
- a CDS encoding DMT family transporter, with product MTSRLQLPLVLTVGVLAVSCAAVLIRFASNAHPEHTPLFSLVIAAGRLTLASLVLLPFTLRGLAKHRLSGRAWGFTVASGVLLALHFMTWITSLSYTSIASSTALATTTPVWVALIAWIFLKNPPTLQTVIGIVVALGGGALVAFGQETTATAPDPLFGNLLALVGAMCAGGYFMLGRQAQHLGVPTQLYAGLAYGAAAVTLLPMPLIFGVGYQAPLEAYFWIALLALIPQLIGHTSFNWAMKQMNPTLVSLLILLEPVGSSVLAILFFREFPTLQVVMGGVVLLLGVAVASFPGRTKAQPA from the coding sequence ATGACTTCCCGCCTGCAACTTCCCCTGGTGCTGACTGTTGGTGTGCTTGCTGTTTCCTGCGCTGCAGTGCTGATCCGTTTCGCCTCCAATGCCCACCCTGAGCACACGCCGCTTTTCAGTCTGGTGATTGCTGCAGGTCGTCTGACCCTGGCTTCCCTGGTTTTGCTGCCCTTCACCCTGAGGGGCCTGGCGAAGCACCGTCTGTCTGGCCGGGCGTGGGGTTTCACGGTGGCTTCCGGGGTGCTGCTGGCCCTGCACTTCATGACCTGGATCACCTCGCTGAGTTACACCAGCATTGCGTCCAGCACGGCCCTTGCCACCACCACACCGGTATGGGTGGCTTTGATTGCCTGGATCTTCCTGAAAAATCCGCCCACCCTGCAAACGGTGATTGGCATTGTGGTGGCCCTGGGAGGAGGGGCTCTGGTGGCTTTCGGTCAGGAAACCACAGCAACGGCTCCAGATCCGTTGTTCGGGAACCTGCTGGCTCTGGTGGGGGCCATGTGTGCTGGGGGGTATTTCATGCTGGGACGGCAGGCGCAGCACCTCGGGGTGCCCACCCAGCTTTATGCTGGACTGGCGTATGGGGCTGCAGCAGTGACCCTGCTTCCCATGCCCCTGATTTTTGGGGTGGGGTATCAGGCTCCCCTGGAAGCCTACTTCTGGATTGCCCTGCTGGCCCTGATCCCGCAATTGATCGGGCACACCAGTTTCAACTGGGCCATGAAGCAGATGAATCCCACCCTGGTGAGCTTGCTGATTTTGCTGGAACCGGTGGGGTCCAGTGTGCTGGCCATTTTGTTTTTCAGGGAGTTCCCGACCCTGCAGGTGGTCATGGGCGGAGTCGTGCTGCTGCTCGGGGTGGCGGTGGCCAGTTTTCCCGGCAGAACAAAAGCCCAGCCTGCCTGA
- a CDS encoding Lrp/AsnC family transcriptional regulator, with protein MTLLDETNGRILTLLQQNARLTHAQIAREVGLTAPSVAERIRKLEDAGIIERYTATLNPQKLGYTLKAFIHLTCPASRYRAVQEWAQNKKEVREVYHVLGQVSLMLDVQARSIEDLEKLVQELSTFGTTETTLVFSTLMHQNMW; from the coding sequence ATGACCTTGCTCGATGAAACCAATGGGCGCATTCTGACCCTGCTGCAACAGAATGCCCGCCTGACCCATGCCCAGATCGCCCGGGAAGTGGGCCTCACCGCCCCGAGTGTCGCTGAGCGGATTCGCAAACTGGAAGATGCAGGCATCATCGAACGGTACACCGCCACCCTCAACCCGCAGAAACTCGGGTACACCCTCAAGGCCTTCATTCACCTGACCTGTCCGGCATCCAGGTACCGGGCCGTGCAGGAGTGGGCGCAGAACAAGAAGGAGGTGCGTGAGGTCTACCACGTGCTGGGTCAGGTCTCCCTGATGCTGGACGTGCAGGCCCGTTCCATCGAGGACCTCGAAAAACTGGTGCAGGAACTCAGCACCTTCGGAACCACCGAGACCACCCTGGTGTTTTCCACCCTGATGCACCAGAACATGTGGTGA
- the dusA gene encoding tRNA dihydrouridine(20/20a) synthase DusA, with amino-acid sequence MSEMKLNRRLSVAPMMDWTDRHDRYFLRLISQHTLMYTEMVTTGAILFGDQDRHLAFHPEEHPIAVQLGGSNPEDLAKSAAICKQYGYDEINLNVGCPSDRVQNGFFGACLMAKPELVRDCVQAMREAVSIPVTVKHRIGIDDLDSYELLIRFIETVREGGCTSFTVHARKAWLSGLSPKENREIPPLRYDVVYQLKKDFPDLEVIINGGILDLQQAKSHLEHVDGVMIGRAAYQNPYILALADQLLFGSTALPKTRREILLELMDYAAEQLEQGVYISRITRHILGLFQGKPGARAFKRHISEQAYKPGAGLEVLQDAMHLVPDFVLDERPVLEGVEVSSEG; translated from the coding sequence ATGTCTGAAATGAAGCTCAACAGACGCCTGAGCGTCGCCCCAATGATGGACTGGACAGACCGCCACGACCGGTATTTCCTGCGCCTGATCAGCCAGCACACCCTGATGTACACCGAGATGGTCACCACCGGGGCCATCCTGTTCGGGGACCAGGACCGCCATCTGGCTTTTCATCCAGAAGAACACCCCATTGCCGTGCAACTTGGGGGAAGCAATCCAGAAGACCTCGCAAAAAGTGCCGCCATCTGCAAGCAGTACGGTTACGACGAGATCAACCTCAATGTGGGCTGCCCCAGTGACCGCGTGCAGAATGGTTTTTTCGGGGCCTGCCTGATGGCAAAACCAGAACTGGTCCGCGACTGCGTGCAGGCCATGCGTGAGGCCGTTTCCATCCCTGTGACGGTCAAGCACCGCATTGGCATTGATGATCTGGACAGCTATGAACTGCTCATCCGCTTCATTGAGACGGTCCGTGAAGGCGGTTGCACCTCTTTCACTGTGCATGCCCGCAAAGCCTGGCTGTCCGGTCTGAGCCCGAAAGAAAACCGTGAGATTCCGCCGCTTCGATACGATGTGGTCTACCAGCTCAAAAAAGACTTCCCGGATCTGGAGGTCATCATCAACGGTGGAATTCTGGACCTGCAGCAGGCGAAATCCCACCTGGAGCATGTGGATGGGGTCATGATTGGCCGGGCAGCCTACCAGAACCCCTACATCCTGGCTCTGGCAGACCAGCTTCTTTTTGGTTCAACAGCCCTGCCAAAAACCAGACGCGAAATTCTGCTTGAACTCATGGACTACGCTGCTGAACAGCTTGAACAGGGCGTGTACATCAGCAGAATCACCCGTCACATTCTGGGCCTGTTTCAGGGCAAACCGGGAGCCAGGGCCTTCAAACGGCACATCAGCGAACAGGCCTACAAACCTGGCGCCGGACTGGAAGTGCTGCAGGACGCCATGCATCTGGTCCCGGATTTTGTGCTGGATGAGCGGCCAGTGCTGGAGGGTGTTGAGGTTTCTTCAGAGGGTTGA